In one Juglans regia cultivar Chandler chromosome 11, Walnut 2.0, whole genome shotgun sequence genomic region, the following are encoded:
- the LOC108987866 gene encoding squalene epoxidase 3-like, translating to MIVVDQHLLWTFFASQFCFVLLYTLRRRNSSNANKIKLKKKNFPEDCAKQRLADRECPLVDGSRTDVVIVGAGVAGAALAYTLGKEGRQVRVIERDLTEPDRIVGELLQPGGYLKLVELGLEDCVEEIDAQRVLGYALFMDGKNTRLPYPLEKFQSDVAGRSFHNGRFIQRMREKAATLPNVQLEQGTVTSLLEENGTIRGVQYKTKDGQEHKACAPLTIVCDGCFSNLRRSLCNPKVDVPSCFVGLVLENCQLPFENHGHVVLADPSPILFYPISSTEVRCLVDVPGQKLPSIANGEMSNYLKTVVAPQIPPELHDAFISAIDKGNIRTMPNRSMPADPHPTPGALLMGDAFNMRHPLTGGGMTVALSDIVVLRDLLKPLHDLNDATSLSKYLESFYTLRKPVASTINTLAGALYKVLLASPDQARKEMRQACFDYLSIGGMCSTGPVALLSGLNPRPTSLVLHFFAVAIYGVGRLLLPFPSPKRMWIGARLISSASGIIFPIIKAEGVRQMFFPATIPAYHRAPPV from the exons ATGATTGTGGTCGACCAGCATTTGCTCTGGACCTTCTTTGCCTCTCAGTTCTGCTTTGTTCTTCTCTACACTCTTCGTCGCCGTAATAGTAGCAATGCCAATAAGATaaagctgaaaaagaaaaacttcccAGAAGACTGTGCGAAACAGAGGTTAGCCGACAGAGAATGCCCCCTCGTTGATGGCTCTCGCACCGACGTCGTCATTGTCGGCGCCGGTGTCGCCGGTGCTGCCCTCGCTTACACCCTCGGCAAg GAAGGAAGACAGGTTCGTGTGATTGAGAGAGACTTGACAGAGCCGGACCGGATTGTAGGGGAACTTCTCCAGCCTGGGGGTTACCTGAAACTAGTCGAACTGGGCCTTGAAG ATTGTGTTGAGGAAATTGACGCTCAACGAGTGCTCGGATATGCTCTCTTCATGGATGGGAAAAATACCAGGCTACCTTATCCTTTGGAAAAATTTCAATCGGATGTGGCTGGAAGGAGCTTCCACAACGGGCGTTTTATACAAAGGATGAGAGAAAAAGCTGCTACTCTTCCCAA TGTGCAATTGGAGCAAGGTACAGTAACATCACTGCTCGAAGAAAATGGGACCATTAGAGGAGTTCAGTACAAAACAAAAGATGGTCAAGAACATAAAGCTTGTGCTCCTCTAACAATTGTGTGTGATGGTTGCTTCTCAAATTTGCGCCGCTCTCTTTGCAACCCCAAG gTAGATGTGCCCTCTTGTTTTGTGGGTTTAGTGTTGGAGAACTGTCAACTTCCATTTGAAAATCATGGGCATGTCGTTTTAGCAGACCCTTCACCCATCTTGTTTTATCCAATCAGTAGTACTGAGGTTCGCTGTTTGGTTGATGTACCTGGTCAGAAATTACCTTCCATTGCAAATGGTGAAATGTCCAACTATTTGAAAACAGTGGTGGCTCCACAG ATTCCACCTGAGCTTCATGATGCCTTCATATCTGCCATTGATAAAGGAAATATAAGAACCATGCCAAATAGAAGCATGCCAGCGGATCCACATCCGACTCCTGGAGCCCTTTTAATGGGTGATGCTTTCAACATGCGCCATCCATTAACCGGCGGCGGGATGACTGTGGCGCTTTCTGATATTGTTGTGCTACGAGATCTTCTTAAGCCACTGCATGACCTGAATGACGCAACTTCATTGTCCAAATATCTTGAATCCTTTTACACCTTGCGCAAG CCGGTGGCATCTACAATAAATACTCTGGCTGGTGCCCTCTATAAGGTACTTTTAGCTTCACCAGATCAAGCAAGGAAGGAGATGCGTCAAGCATGTTTTGACTATTTAAGCATCGGAGGAATGTGTTCCACAGGACCCGTGGCTTTACTCTCCGGTCTAAACCCACGTCCAACGAGTTTAGTTCTCCATTTCTTTGCTGTCGCAATATATGGCGTTGGCCGTCTGCTTCTTCCATTTCCTTCACCTAAACGCATGTGGATTGGAGCTAGGTTGATCTCG agTGCATCTGGTATAATATTCCCAATCATCAAGGCAGAGGGAGTGAGGCAGATGTTCTTCCCAGCAACCATTCCGGCATATCACAGAGCTCCTCCTGTCTAG
- the LOC108987863 gene encoding pentatricopeptide repeat-containing protein At3g49740 isoform X2 → MKLTFVKAINAIAESTAQRRRQLLELNQLLAQLNRSYRYFDSLRLFTQIHSFQSPKPDHYTLSTALTACAILRETLFGNQLHAHAILTGLRAYPHVGNTLLSLYVKAADLDSVRRAFADIESPDVYSWTTLVSAYAKLGHMEDAWEVFGRMPGSDVAVWNAMITGCAENGHVEVAVGLFCEMQRVGVRHDNYTFACLLSVCSTEELDLGRQVHSLVIKTGYLVRASVVNALVTMYFNCGIVVNAYEVFEEAEAGVYDQITFNVMIDGLGSAGRDKEALEVFKEMQEACLRPTELTFVSVMSSCSSARVGHQVHGHTVKMGFEAFTSVSNATITMYSSFGDLHAAHMIFERLEEKDLVSWNTVISSYAQGNFGRSAILAYQQMRQAGTEPDEFTFGSLLASSECLDIVEMIHALASKNGLMLQIQVPNALVSGYFKHGKVKQAYQIFHDSYPRNLISWNGIIAGSMLNGCPIQGLEQFSELVKTELRPDVYTLSLILSICANISFLQHGRQVHGYILRFRLFSETSLGNALVTMYAKCGALDRSLRVFNAMVEKDTVSWNALISAYAQHGQGKDAVNCFEAMQDSFGVKPDQATFTAVLSACSHAGLVDDGTRIFNSMVKNYGLIPGVDHFSCIVDLLGRGGYLDDVQRIIKIKHVETEHSNIWWTLFSACAAHAAGQWEESANIRELIRRSGVMKQPGYSWIGS, encoded by the exons ATGAAGCTCACATTTGTCAAAGCCATAAACGCCATAGCCGAAAGCACTGCACAACGACGACGACAACTCCTTGAGCTCAACCAATTGCTCGCCCAGCTCAATCGCTCATACCGCTACTTCGATTCCCTTCGCCTGTTCACCCAAATTCACTCATTCCAATCCCCAAAACCAGATCACTACACCCTCTCCACCGCTCTCACCGCCTGCGCTATTCTTCGGGAAACCTTATTTGGGAACCAACTCCACGCCCATGCTATATTAACGGGCCTCAGAGCCTACCCTCATGTGGGAAACACTCTGCTTTCGCTTTATGTCAAAGCGGCGGATTTGGACTCGGTGAGACGGGCTTTTGCAGATATAGAGAGCCCGGATGTTTATTCGTGGACGACGCTCGTGTCGGCGTATGCTAAGCTGGGGCACATGGAGGATGCTTGGGAGGTGTTCGGTAGAATGCCGGGTAGTGATGTGGCGGTTTGGAATGCAATGATTACAGGGTGTGCCGAGAATGGGCACGTGGAGGTTGCTGTTGGGTTGTTTTGTGAAATGCAAAGGGTGGGTGTTAGGCATGACAATTACACTTTTGCTTGTCTTTTGAGTGTGTGTTCTACGGAGGAATTGGATTTAGGAAGGCAGGTGCATTCACTGGTGATAAAAACTGGGTATTTGGTTAGAGCTTCTGTGGTCAATGCTCTGGTTACGATGTACTTTAATTGTGGAATTGTTGTCAATGCTTATGAGGTATTTGAAGAAGCGGAAGCTGGGGTATATGATCAGATTACTTTTAATGTGATGATAGATGGTTTGGGAAGCGCGGGAAGAGACAAAGAGGCCTTAGAGGTGTTCAAAGAGATGCAAGAGGCTTGTCTCAGGCCTACTGAACTTACTTTTGTGAGTGTGATGAGCTCGTGTTCATCTGCAAGAGTTGGGCATCAAGTACATGGCCATACTGTTAAGATGGGTTTTGAAGCATTTACGTCTGTGAGCAATGCAACTATAACCATGTATTCCAGTTTTGGGGATTTGCATGCTGCTCACATGATTTTTGAGAGACTAGAGGAAAAAGATCTTGTCTCATGGAACACCGTTATTTCGAGCTACGCTCAAGGGAATTTTGGTAGATCAGCAATCTTGGCCTACCAGCAAATGCGACAGGCAGGAACTGAGCCCGACGAGTTTACTTTTGGAAGTTTATTGGCCAGCTCGGAGTGCTTAGACATTGTGGAGATGATCCATGCCCTTGCATCTAAAAATGGGCTCATGTTGCAAATCCAAGTCCCAAATGCATTAGTTTCTGGATACTTCAAGCATGGAAAGGTAAAGCAGGCTTATCAAATTTTCCACGACAGCTACCCCCGAAATTTGATCTCTTGGAATGGCATTATTGCAGGGTCCATGTTAAATGGATGCCCGATACAGGGTTTGGAGCAATTCTCTGAATTGGTGAAAACGGAACTTAGGCCAGATGTATATACCCTCAGTCTTATTTTGAGCATTTGTGCTAACATTTCATTCTTGCAACATGGGAGACAGGTTCATGGTTACATTCTTAGATTCAGATTGTTTTCAGAGACATCTTTAGGTAATGCACTAGTGACAATGTATGCAAAATGTGGGGCTTTAGATCGGTCTCTGCGAGTGTTCAATGCAATGGTTGAAAAAGATACAGTTTCCTGGAATGCCCTAATATCTGCTTATGCACAGCATGGGCAAGGAAAAGACGCTGTGAACTGTTTTGAGGCAATGCAAGACTCCTTTGGGGTCAAACCAGATCAGGCCACCTTCACTGCAGTTCTTTCTGCCTGCAGCCATGCAGGTTTAGTTGATGATGGCACtcggattttcaactccatgGTGAAAAATTATGGGTTGATTCCTGGAGTGGATCATTTTTCCTGCATTGTTGATCTTCTAGGTCGCGGTGGGTATCTTGATGATGTGCAAAGAATAATAAAGATTAAACATGTGGAAACTGAACATTCCAATATCTGGTGGACGTTGTTCAGTGCTTGTGCAGCTCATG CCGCGGGTCAATGGGAGGAATCAGCTAATATTAGGGAACTGATAAGGAGGAGTGGAGTTATGAAGCAACCTGGCTACAGTTGGATTGGGTCATAA
- the LOC108987863 gene encoding pentatricopeptide repeat-containing protein At3g49740 isoform X1 gives MKLTFVKAINAIAESTAQRRRQLLELNQLLAQLNRSYRYFDSLRLFTQIHSFQSPKPDHYTLSTALTACAILRETLFGNQLHAHAILTGLRAYPHVGNTLLSLYVKAADLDSVRRAFADIESPDVYSWTTLVSAYAKLGHMEDAWEVFGRMPGSDVAVWNAMITGCAENGHVEVAVGLFCEMQRVGVRHDNYTFACLLSVCSTEELDLGRQVHSLVIKTGYLVRASVVNALVTMYFNCGIVVNAYEVFEEAEAGVYDQITFNVMIDGLGSAGRDKEALEVFKEMQEACLRPTELTFVSVMSSCSSARVGHQVHGHTVKMGFEAFTSVSNATITMYSSFGDLHAAHMIFERLEEKDLVSWNTVISSYAQGNFGRSAILAYQQMRQAGTEPDEFTFGSLLASSECLDIVEMIHALASKNGLMLQIQVPNALVSGYFKHGKVKQAYQIFHDSYPRNLISWNGIIAGSMLNGCPIQGLEQFSELVKTELRPDVYTLSLILSICANISFLQHGRQVHGYILRFRLFSETSLGNALVTMYAKCGALDRSLRVFNAMVEKDTVSWNALISAYAQHGQGKDAVNCFEAMQDSFGVKPDQATFTAVLSACSHAGLVDDGTRIFNSMVKNYGLIPGVDHFSCIVDLLGRGGYLDDVQRIIKIKHVETEHSNIWWTLFSACAAHGNIKLGRIVAGFLLDTDRSNPSIYVLLSNIYAAAGQWEESANIRELIRRSGVMKQPGYSWIGS, from the coding sequence ATGAAGCTCACATTTGTCAAAGCCATAAACGCCATAGCCGAAAGCACTGCACAACGACGACGACAACTCCTTGAGCTCAACCAATTGCTCGCCCAGCTCAATCGCTCATACCGCTACTTCGATTCCCTTCGCCTGTTCACCCAAATTCACTCATTCCAATCCCCAAAACCAGATCACTACACCCTCTCCACCGCTCTCACCGCCTGCGCTATTCTTCGGGAAACCTTATTTGGGAACCAACTCCACGCCCATGCTATATTAACGGGCCTCAGAGCCTACCCTCATGTGGGAAACACTCTGCTTTCGCTTTATGTCAAAGCGGCGGATTTGGACTCGGTGAGACGGGCTTTTGCAGATATAGAGAGCCCGGATGTTTATTCGTGGACGACGCTCGTGTCGGCGTATGCTAAGCTGGGGCACATGGAGGATGCTTGGGAGGTGTTCGGTAGAATGCCGGGTAGTGATGTGGCGGTTTGGAATGCAATGATTACAGGGTGTGCCGAGAATGGGCACGTGGAGGTTGCTGTTGGGTTGTTTTGTGAAATGCAAAGGGTGGGTGTTAGGCATGACAATTACACTTTTGCTTGTCTTTTGAGTGTGTGTTCTACGGAGGAATTGGATTTAGGAAGGCAGGTGCATTCACTGGTGATAAAAACTGGGTATTTGGTTAGAGCTTCTGTGGTCAATGCTCTGGTTACGATGTACTTTAATTGTGGAATTGTTGTCAATGCTTATGAGGTATTTGAAGAAGCGGAAGCTGGGGTATATGATCAGATTACTTTTAATGTGATGATAGATGGTTTGGGAAGCGCGGGAAGAGACAAAGAGGCCTTAGAGGTGTTCAAAGAGATGCAAGAGGCTTGTCTCAGGCCTACTGAACTTACTTTTGTGAGTGTGATGAGCTCGTGTTCATCTGCAAGAGTTGGGCATCAAGTACATGGCCATACTGTTAAGATGGGTTTTGAAGCATTTACGTCTGTGAGCAATGCAACTATAACCATGTATTCCAGTTTTGGGGATTTGCATGCTGCTCACATGATTTTTGAGAGACTAGAGGAAAAAGATCTTGTCTCATGGAACACCGTTATTTCGAGCTACGCTCAAGGGAATTTTGGTAGATCAGCAATCTTGGCCTACCAGCAAATGCGACAGGCAGGAACTGAGCCCGACGAGTTTACTTTTGGAAGTTTATTGGCCAGCTCGGAGTGCTTAGACATTGTGGAGATGATCCATGCCCTTGCATCTAAAAATGGGCTCATGTTGCAAATCCAAGTCCCAAATGCATTAGTTTCTGGATACTTCAAGCATGGAAAGGTAAAGCAGGCTTATCAAATTTTCCACGACAGCTACCCCCGAAATTTGATCTCTTGGAATGGCATTATTGCAGGGTCCATGTTAAATGGATGCCCGATACAGGGTTTGGAGCAATTCTCTGAATTGGTGAAAACGGAACTTAGGCCAGATGTATATACCCTCAGTCTTATTTTGAGCATTTGTGCTAACATTTCATTCTTGCAACATGGGAGACAGGTTCATGGTTACATTCTTAGATTCAGATTGTTTTCAGAGACATCTTTAGGTAATGCACTAGTGACAATGTATGCAAAATGTGGGGCTTTAGATCGGTCTCTGCGAGTGTTCAATGCAATGGTTGAAAAAGATACAGTTTCCTGGAATGCCCTAATATCTGCTTATGCACAGCATGGGCAAGGAAAAGACGCTGTGAACTGTTTTGAGGCAATGCAAGACTCCTTTGGGGTCAAACCAGATCAGGCCACCTTCACTGCAGTTCTTTCTGCCTGCAGCCATGCAGGTTTAGTTGATGATGGCACtcggattttcaactccatgGTGAAAAATTATGGGTTGATTCCTGGAGTGGATCATTTTTCCTGCATTGTTGATCTTCTAGGTCGCGGTGGGTATCTTGATGATGTGCAAAGAATAATAAAGATTAAACATGTGGAAACTGAACATTCCAATATCTGGTGGACGTTGTTCAGTGCTTGTGCAGCTCATGGTAATATAAAGCTAGGAAGAATAGTCGCTGGATTTCTTCTTGATACGGATCGTAGTAATCCATCAATTTATGTGCTTTTGTCAAACATATATGCAGCCGCGGGTCAATGGGAGGAATCAGCTAATATTAGGGAACTGATAAGGAGGAGTGGAGTTATGAAGCAACCTGGCTACAGTTGGATTGGGTCATAA
- the LOC108987864 gene encoding putative pentatricopeptide repeat-containing protein At5g65820, translating to MQKLYSRTEIFFKKRPHFLVSSKANQHFNFFNSTSRVTAHEFPQSRPSNSQGILPHTPSQFKPNRSRPSNQIDHNHVSDAIRSGFRLVRLQTNSDNQAHNESHDEFTADVEKVYRILKKFHSRVPKLELALQESGVCMRSGLTERVLNRCGDAGNLGYRFFVWASKQPGYRHNYEVYKAMIKILGKMRQFGAVWALIEEMRTNNSDLISPEVFVVLMRRFASARMVKKAIEVLDEMPKYGCEPDEYVFGCLLDALCKNGSVKEAALLFEDMRVRFVPTLKHFTSLLYGWCREGKLMEAKFVLVQMREAGFEPDMVVYNNLLSGYAQEGKMSDAFDLLKEMRRKGCEPNATSYTTLIQAFCRQDRMEEAMRTYIESQRNGCEADVVTYSTLISGFCKKGMIDKGYELLDNMIQGGHAPNQTIYLHIMVAHEKKEQLEECMELVEEMRKFGCIPDLNIYNTVIRLACKLGEVKEGVRLWNEMEESGLSPGLDTFVIMIHGFIGQGCLVEACDYFKEMVERGLLSAPHYGTLKELFNSILRAEKLEMAKDVWSCITAKGCELNVYSWTIWIHALFSNGHVKEACSYCLDMMDADVMPQPDTFAKLMRGLRKLYHRQLAAEITEKVRKMAADRNVTFKMYKRRGERDMREKAKMKKDGRKRRARQRRWGGGRGRAKLL from the coding sequence ATGCAGAAATTGTATTCACGAACTGAGATTTTCTTCAAGAAACGCCCTCACTTCCTCGTTTCCTCCAAAGCAAACcagcacttcaacttctttaaCTCAACCTCACGCGTCACAGCCCATGAGTTCCCCCAATCCCGTCCCTCCAACTCTCAAGGGATTCTTCCCCACACCCCATCGCAATTCAAGCCAAACCGTAGCAGACCCTCCAACCAGATTGACCACAACCATGTATCAGACGCTATAAGAAGTGGGTTTCGGCTGGTTCGCCTTCAAACTAACTCAGACAATCAGGCCCACAATGAGAGCCATGACGAGTTTACCGCCGATGTCGAGAAGGTTTACAGAATCTTAAAGAAATTCCACTCGAGGGTTCCCAAATTGGAGCTCGCTTTGCAGGAATCAGGTGTCTGTATGCGTTCGGGTTTAACGGAACGAGTATTGAATCGCTGCGGCGATGCCGGGAACTTAGGGTACAGGTTTTTTGTTTGGGCTTCGAAGCAGCCCGGCTATAGACATAACTATGAAGTCTACAAAGCTATGATAAAGATTTTAGGGAAAATGAGGCAATTTGGTGCTGTTTGGGCGCTGATTGAGGAAATGAGGACGAATAATTCCGACTTGATATCCCCAGAAGTGTTTGTTGTTCTGATGAGGCGGTTCGCCTCGGCCAGGATGGTTAAGAAAGCAATCGAAGTGTTGGATGAAATGCCTAAGTATGGTTGTGAGCCTGATGAGTATGTGTTTGGGTGTTTGTTAGACGCTTTATGCAAGAATGGTAGTGTTAAGGAAGCTGCCTTGTTGTTCGAGGATATGAGAGTCCGGTTTGTGCCGACGCTTAAGCATTTTACATCATTGTTGTATGGTTGGTGTAGAGAAGGGAAGCTTATGGAGGCCAAGTTTGTCTTGGTGCAGATGAGGGAGGCAGGGTTTGAACCGGACATGGTGGTGTATAACAATTTGCTAAGTGGGTATGCTCAAGAGGGAAAGATGAGTGATGCATTTGACCTTTTGAAGGAGATGAGGAGGAAGGGTTGTGAGCCGAATGCAACCTCCTATACTACTTTGATTCAGGCGTTCTGTAGGCAGGATAGAATGGAGGAGGCAATGCGTACTTACATTGAGAGTCAGAGGAATGGGTGTGAGGCTGATGTTGTGACCTACAGTACATTGATAAGTGGCTTTTGCAAGAAAGGAATGATAGATAAGGGTTATGAGCTTCTGGATAATATGATACAGGGAGGACATGCTCCAAATCAGACAATTTATTTGCATATCATGGTGGCTCATGAGAAGAAGGAACAGCTGGAAGAGTGTATGGAGCTCGTGGAGGAGATGCGAAAGTTCGGTTGCATTCCCGatcttaatatttataatacagTCATTAGGTTAGCTTGCAAGTTGGGGGAGGTTAAGGAAGGTGTTCGACTTTGGAATGAAATGGAAGAAAGTGGACTTAGTCCAGGGCTTGACACCTTTGTCATAATGATTCATGGGTTTATTGGGCAAGGTTGTCTGGTTGAAGCTTGTGACTACTTCAAAGAAATGGTTGAGAGGGGTCTTCTATCTGCTCCTCATTATGGTACCTTGAAGGAGTTATTTAATTCTATATTAAGAGCCGAGAAGCTTGAGATGGCTAAAGATGTATGGAGTTGCATCACGGCTAAAGGGTGTGAACTTAATGTGTATTCATGGACAATTTGGATCCATGCACTCTTCTCGAATGGGCATGTGAAGGAGGCTTGTTCATACTGTCTTGACATGATGGATGCAGACGTAATGCCACAGCCAGATACTTTTGCTAAACTCATGCGTGGTTTAAGGAAACTTTATCACAGGCAGCTTGCTGCTGAGATAACGGAGAAAGTAAGGAAGATGGCTGCAGATAGGAATGTTACTTTCAAGATGTATAAGCGGAGAGGAGAAAGAGACATGAGAGAAAAAGCCAAGATGAAAAAGGATGGAAGGAAAAGGAGGGCTCGTCAACGCCGTTGGGGTGGAGGCCGTGGTAGAGCTAAACTTCTATAG
- the LOC108987867 gene encoding DUF21 domain-containing protein At2g14520-like codes for MAVEYTCCETGFFIHIGIIALLVLFAGMMSGLTLGLMSMSLVELEVIIKSGTPSDRKHAAKILPVVRRQHLLLCTLLICNAAAMETLPIFLDSLVTAWGAIIISVTLILLFGEILPQAVCTRYGLAIGAALAPVVQILVWICFPVAHPISKLLDLLLGKDHDPLFRRAELKTLVDLHGNEAGKGGELTRDETMIIAGALELTEKTARDAMTPISETFAIDINAKLDRDLMKLILEQGHSRVPVYYEQPINIIGLILVKNLLTIHPTDEVPVKNVTIRKIPRVSETMPLYDILNEFQKGHSHMAVVVREHSDIAQSATENRTDVRDVRLDVHGERHPQEKILKSRGALKKLKNVPGDANGNKGLSKSKKWSKDFHPEVLRISDEPLPNFTKEGEAIGIITMEDVIEEIIQEEIYDETDNRDMG; via the exons ATGGCTGTTGAGTATACGTGCTGCGAAACAGGGTTTTTCATTCACATAGGAATCATCGCTTTGCTAGTGTTGTTCGCTGGGATGATGTCTGGCCTCACCTTGGGCCTCATGTCGATGAGCCTGGTCGAGCTTGAAGTTATTATCAAGTCTGGAACCCCCAGTGATCGTAAACATGCCG CGAAGATACTGCCAGTCGTGAGAAGGCAGCATTTACTGCTTTGCACCCTTTTAATCTGCAATGCTGCTGCAATGGAG ACACTTCCCATTTTCCTGGATAGTTTGGTCACAGCATGGGGAGCTATAATTATTTCGGTGACCTTGATACTTTTATTTGGTGAG ATTCTACCCCAAGCTGTTTGTACTCGATATGGTTTGGCAATTGGTGCAGCATTGGCTCCAGTTGTCCAGATACTTGTTTGGATTTGTTTTCCTGTTGCACATCCAATTAGCAAG TTATTAGATCTATTGCTGGGAAAAGACCATGATCCACTTTTTCGTCGAGCTGAATTGAAAACATTAGTTGATTTGCACGGCAATGAG GCTGGAAAAGGAGGAGAACTTACGCGGGATGAGACAATGATCATTGCAGGAGCACTTGAACTTACAGAGAAAACAGCAAGGGATGCGATGACTCCTATCTCTGAAACTTTTGCAATTGACATAAATGCCAAACTCGACAG GGATCTGATGAAGCTAATTTTGGAGCAAGGGCATAGCAGAGTGCCAGTTTATTACGAGCAACCGATAAACATCATCGGACTTATATTG gtGAAGAACTTACTGACTATCCATCCAACTGACGAGGTGCCTGTAAAGAATGTCACTATCCGCAAGATTCCAAG GGTCTCAGAAACAATGCCGTTGTATGACATATTAAATGAGTTTCAAAAAGGTCATAGCCATATGGCTGTTGTTGTTAGAGAGCACAGTGACATTGCACAGTCGGCTACCGAAAACCGAACTGACG TAAGAGATGTGAGGTTGGACGTTCATGGTGAAAGGCATCCccaagagaaaattttgaagagcAGGGGAGCACtcaagaagttgaaaaatgtacCTGGCGACGCCAATGGTAATAAAGGTCTCTCAAAGAGCAAGAAATGGTCAAAGGACTTTCACCCAGAAGTCCTGCGTATCAGTGACGAGCCACTCCCGAATTTCACCAAAGAAGGAGAAGCTATTGGCATTATAACAATGGAAGATGTCATTGAAGAGATCATACAG GAAGAAATCTATGACGAGACGGATAATCGCGACATGGGTTAG